From Echinicola soli, a single genomic window includes:
- a CDS encoding sensor histidine kinase, with protein sequence MLKKRRLIIVFGIMLMAIVLAINFFSGSPDVSKVGLEQIETTTREVAEEFDEDFIQLLMNYRPEKQMSFSTLNFDSKHPFYLYSEDGQLLYWSGISMIPDFNDVNTGTSFKPYQLIDNSKGTYFSRVRSITRNNQQYWMVQVYSLYDKVEIDNKYLHAGYNNDVFGNDRFILSAEPRGEYDKVTGEKGEYFFSVSLRTGYIPVGHKSSTALLLFFFSLTGLVFILGGDFVVRLWSHGRRQLALLYTISILTSIRAMMLVFHFPQDYFEVPLFDATYYASSVLNPSLGDLLLNVIFSAIVLAMVISMLGRREVIVAFAKIRKRYYQWVFYLVAYLLSGFFLFLFFRLFSNISNNSQWNLNILDIPTFDYFKALSILILFLGGAGYLMFTLMSLNLVFYKARAKKAYALKVLLGLSVPVLAIAAWVDFIYLIVYVSHLILLVAIISFELYDNVLKLQLNTFLTFFFGCLVGAVVTGAASYQDYGKREIHNKERLANQVLREKDVMAEFLLSDVMQRVKDDLFIKNRMTNPSFSKDPVEQKIRKIYISNYFDQYELNIMIFNPSGEDILNRNNEQSLDDFRFRYMNSDYATSVRNLYFIKTGEGLEGNKFYGFMPMVKEGDFIGTIVLELVQQRIKSTSVFPKLLLDKKYVDDIYDSKLDYALFRDSVLQYSVGVYNYRNPEVVELLENNGLYKSGINRDGYHHFGVRNGSSTLMVSSPIYPYNYILADVSFFFISYIACTLFFIFIYTLLNGLNKVRFNYATRLQFYLNFAFFVPMLVISAISIGLLSKSYLEDLHRQYFEKANIIRDNLFQYLEQETKGVMDRDEFLAEVYRLANTTATDINVFSSEGKLMATSQPNIIEKKVLTRYLNPEAYAEIIETQNNQVILDEQVGSLKYKTVYISLREMKRQNTLGIISIPFFESEEELNVLIVDVFSTIINIFVAIFIVFLIVSYFVSKQLTDPFKLLTQKLKVTNLEDNEPMYWPTNDEIGLLVKEYNNMLFKLEASRKVLALNEKESAWREMAKQVAHEIKNPLTPMKLTLQHLLRLQAEKRIDDPEKLKKPIHNLINQVDTLSDIATSFSTFAKMPLPKNELMDFDQVVMSAVELFKNNERGKVIFYDQVQGRLPVMGDDKLFGRVISNLIINGIQSVPEDKVATVTVTLATEKGWARLEVKDNGTGIPEELREKIFIPNFSTKSEGSGLGLAIAKRGVETAGGNIWFETREGKGTSFFLTFPLVKEAKPGAS encoded by the coding sequence ATGCTTAAGAAGAGAAGGCTAATTATTGTTTTTGGAATCATGTTAATGGCGATTGTCCTGGCCATTAATTTTTTCTCAGGAAGTCCTGATGTGTCAAAAGTGGGGCTGGAGCAAATAGAGACCACTACCAGAGAGGTCGCCGAGGAATTTGATGAGGATTTCATCCAGCTGTTGATGAATTACAGGCCTGAAAAACAAATGTCCTTCTCCACGTTAAACTTTGATTCCAAACATCCATTTTATCTATACAGTGAAGATGGCCAGCTGTTGTATTGGTCTGGTATTTCGATGATACCGGATTTTAATGACGTCAATACAGGTACTTCATTTAAGCCATATCAGTTAATTGACAATTCTAAGGGGACGTATTTTTCCAGGGTAAGAAGTATCACCAGGAATAACCAGCAGTATTGGATGGTTCAGGTGTATTCCTTATATGATAAGGTGGAGATTGACAATAAATATTTACATGCCGGTTATAATAACGATGTTTTTGGGAATGATCGGTTTATATTGTCAGCCGAACCTCGTGGAGAATACGATAAGGTGACTGGGGAGAAGGGAGAATACTTCTTTTCAGTTTCTCTGAGAACGGGTTATATCCCGGTAGGGCATAAGTCCAGTACAGCATTGTTATTGTTTTTCTTTTCGCTGACGGGGCTGGTATTTATCCTTGGAGGAGACTTTGTGGTTCGTCTTTGGAGCCACGGAAGACGACAGTTGGCGTTGCTCTACACCATCTCCATTCTCACTAGTATCAGGGCGATGATGCTGGTGTTTCATTTTCCTCAGGATTATTTTGAGGTGCCATTGTTTGATGCGACCTATTATGCATCATCGGTATTAAATCCCAGCTTGGGGGATTTGTTGTTGAATGTGATTTTTTCTGCTATTGTATTGGCCATGGTGATCAGTATGTTGGGGAGAAGAGAGGTGATCGTGGCTTTTGCCAAAATAAGAAAGCGCTATTACCAGTGGGTGTTTTATCTGGTGGCGTATTTGCTTTCAGGGTTTTTCTTGTTTCTGTTTTTCAGGTTGTTTTCCAATATTTCCAATAACTCCCAGTGGAACTTAAATATCCTTGATATCCCTACTTTTGACTATTTCAAGGCCTTAAGTATACTGATTTTATTTTTGGGAGGAGCAGGTTACTTGATGTTTACCCTGATGTCCTTAAACTTGGTGTTTTATAAGGCCAGGGCAAAAAAAGCCTATGCATTGAAAGTGCTACTTGGTCTTTCTGTTCCTGTTCTTGCCATTGCGGCCTGGGTGGATTTTATTTATCTTATTGTGTACGTTTCACATTTGATCCTACTGGTGGCGATTATTTCTTTCGAATTGTACGACAATGTCCTCAAGTTACAACTCAACACTTTCCTTACTTTTTTCTTTGGTTGTCTAGTAGGAGCCGTGGTGACTGGTGCAGCATCATATCAGGACTATGGTAAACGGGAAATCCACAATAAAGAACGGCTTGCCAATCAGGTGCTGAGGGAAAAGGACGTTATGGCGGAGTTTCTGCTGAGTGATGTCATGCAAAGGGTCAAAGACGATCTGTTCATTAAAAATCGCATGACCAATCCGTCTTTTTCTAAAGACCCCGTAGAACAAAAGATCCGAAAGATATATATATCCAATTACTTTGATCAGTATGAGCTCAATATCATGATTTTTAATCCCAGCGGAGAGGATATCTTAAACCGAAATAATGAGCAGTCACTGGACGATTTTAGGTTTCGTTACATGAACAGTGACTATGCCACTAGTGTGAGAAATCTTTATTTTATCAAAACTGGAGAAGGATTGGAAGGTAACAAGTTTTACGGGTTTATGCCCATGGTAAAAGAGGGTGACTTTATAGGGACTATTGTCCTGGAGCTAGTCCAGCAACGGATAAAATCTACCAGCGTATTTCCCAAGCTGCTTCTCGATAAGAAATATGTCGATGATATCTATGATAGCAAGCTGGATTATGCCCTGTTCAGGGATAGCGTATTGCAATATAGCGTGGGGGTATATAATTACCGAAATCCGGAAGTCGTGGAGCTTTTGGAAAATAATGGTTTATACAAAAGCGGTATAAACCGTGATGGATATCATCATTTTGGGGTGCGGAATGGCTCCAGTACCTTAATGGTGTCCAGCCCCATCTATCCTTATAATTACATCTTGGCCGATGTGTCTTTCTTCTTTATAAGTTATATCGCTTGCACTCTCTTTTTTATTTTCATTTATACCCTGCTCAATGGCCTTAACAAAGTAAGGTTTAATTATGCTACGAGACTCCAGTTTTACCTGAACTTCGCCTTTTTTGTGCCGATGTTAGTGATAAGTGCGATATCCATTGGCTTGTTGAGTAAATCCTATCTGGAAGACCTGCATCGGCAGTATTTTGAAAAGGCCAATATCATCCGCGATAACCTTTTTCAATACTTAGAGCAAGAGACCAAAGGGGTGATGGACAGGGATGAGTTCTTGGCAGAGGTGTATAGATTGGCCAATACCACTGCCACGGACATCAATGTGTTTTCCTCAGAAGGAAAGTTGATGGCCACCAGCCAACCCAATATTATCGAAAAGAAAGTGCTCACCAGATACCTTAACCCGGAAGCGTATGCCGAGATTATAGAGACCCAAAACAATCAGGTGATCCTGGATGAACAGGTGGGCAGCTTAAAATATAAGACGGTATACATCAGTCTTCGGGAAATGAAACGACAAAATACCCTGGGAATAATATCCATTCCGTTTTTTGAGTCCGAGGAGGAGCTGAATGTTCTTATCGTGGACGTATTTAGCACCATTATCAATATCTTTGTCGCGATTTTTATCGTGTTTTTGATCGTGTCCTACTTTGTTTCCAAACAGCTTACAGACCCTTTCAAGTTGCTGACCCAAAAACTAAAAGTTACCAATCTGGAGGATAATGAACCGATGTATTGGCCTACCAATGATGAAATTGGCTTGCTGGTAAAGGAATACAATAACATGTTATTTAAACTTGAGGCCAGCAGGAAAGTCCTTGCCCTGAATGAGAAAGAGTCTGCATGGCGGGAAATGGCCAAACAAGTGGCGCATGAAATCAAAAATCCGCTCACGCCTATGAAGCTTACCCTTCAGCATTTGTTGCGATTGCAGGCTGAAAAGCGGATCGACGATCCCGAAAAGCTAAAAAAGCCCATTCATAATCTGATCAATCAGGTGGACACCCTCAGCGATATAGCTACCTCCTTTTCTACTTTTGCCAAAATGCCGTTGCCCAAAAATGAGCTGATGGATTTTGATCAAGTGGTAATGAGTGCTGTCGAGCTTTTTAAAAACAATGAACGGGGCAAGGTGATCTTTTATGATCAAGTGCAAGGACGTCTTCCCGTCATGGGTGATGATAAGCTTTTTGGTCGGGTGATCTCTAACCTGATCATTAATGGTATCCAGTCCGTGCCGGAAGACAAGGTGGCTACGGTGACCGTCACATTGGCTACGGAGAAAGGTTGGGCCAGGCTGGAGGTTAAAGATAATGGAACCGGTATTCCTGAAGAACTCAGGGAGAAAATTTTCATTCCCAACTTTAGCACCAAAAGTGAAGGCTCTGGACTGGGACTTGCCATTGCCAAAAGAGGTGTGGAGACAGCAGGGGGGAACATTTGGTTTGAAACAAGAGAGGGAAAAGGGACATCGTTCTTTTTGACGTTTCCTTTGGTGAAAGAAGCAAAGCCAGGTGCTTCGTAA